A stretch of Candidatus Binatia bacterium DNA encodes these proteins:
- the infA gene encoding translation initiation factor IF-1 — translation MPKEDAIEVTGTVLETLPNAMFRVELDNGHKVLAHISGKMRMHYIKILPGDKVKIELSPYDLARGRIIYRER, via the coding sequence ATGCCGAAAGAAGACGCGATCGAGGTAACCGGCACCGTGTTGGAAACGCTCCCGAACGCCATGTTTCGGGTGGAGCTGGACAACGGCCACAAAGTGTTGGCCCATATCTCGGGAAAAATGAGGATGCATTACATCAAGATTCTCCCGGGCGACAAAGTCAAAATCGAGCTCTCGCCCTACGACTTGGCCAGGGGCAGGATCATCTACCGGGAGAGATAG
- the rpmJ gene encoding 50S ribosomal protein L36: MKVRASVKKICNKCKVIRRKGVVRVVCVNTRHKQRQG; encoded by the coding sequence ATGAAGGTACGAGCATCGGTTAAAAAGATCTGCAACAAATGCAAGGTGATCCGGCGCAAGGGAGTCGTGCGCGTGGTTTGCGTCAACACCCGGCACAAGCAGAGGCAAGGATAA